A window of the Garra rufa chromosome 10, GarRuf1.0, whole genome shotgun sequence genome harbors these coding sequences:
- the LOC141343547 gene encoding uncharacterized protein has product MEFIKEENEEIIIPDLCRVKDEDAEEKIDLMLKKEERQELNEVEEKTSGEKSLNCAGAEINFSVRTTPKTRSKSSFTCPECGKSFSRERLFRSHMRIHTGEFPFTCQQCGKSFSSEGHLRIHTRTHTGERPFICPQCGKSFSHRGNLKCHIRVHTGEMPYICHQCGKSFAQQRQLKSHLQLSCGDILQCSECEKRFADKICFFNHLRIHPGERLFDCDRCSKKFISQSHLEMHMKSHTDERTYLCTLCGDGFKWLENLKSHQKMHAGAGVNYLKQPQQIHTGEKTDKDSNNSETSTSSETSKTQGVPAGEELYSCSSCGMNFSTLIFLLAHKKRHCLK; this is encoded by the exons atggagtttattaaagaagaGAATGAAGAAATAATAATTCCAGATCTGTGCAGAGTGAAAGATGAAGATGCTGAGGAGAAAATAG ACCTGATGCTGAAGAAAGAAGAACGCCAAGAACTGAATGAAGTGGAGgagaaaacaagtggagaaaaatcTCTTAATTGCGCAGGGGCTGAAATAAATTTCTCAGTAAGAACAACTCCGAAAACAAGATCTAAAAGTTCTTTCACTTGCCCcgaatgtggaaagagtttctcgcGTGAAAGGCTCTTTCGtagccacatgagaattcatactggcGAGTTTCcattcacctgccaacagtgtggaaaaagctTCTCGAGTGAAGGACACCTTCGTATCCACACGAGAACTCACACCGGAGAGCGGCCTTTCAtttgccctcagtgcggaaagtcTTTTTCACACAGAGGAAATCTGAAGTGTCACATAAGGGTTCACACCGGAGAGATGCCTTACATCTGTCatcagtgcggaaagagtttcgctcAGCAAAGACAGCTGAAAAGTCACTTGCAACTTTCTTGTGGAGATATACTGCAGTGTTCGGAGTGTGAAAAGAGGTTTGCAGACAAGATCTGCTTCTTTAACCATCTGCGCATTCACCCTGGAGAAAGGCTGTTTGACTGTGATCGCTGTAGCAAAAAGTTTATTTCGCAGTCTCACTTAGAGATGCACATGAAAAGCCACACTGATGAAAGGACTTATTTGTGTACTTTGTGTGGAGATGGCTTTAAATGGCTGGAGAATTTGAAATCACACCAGAAGATGCATGCTGGGGCTGGAGTGAACTACTTGAAACAACCACAGCAAATCCATACTGGAGAAAAAACAGACAAGGATTCAAATAATTCAGAGACTTCCACTTCCTCAGAAACATCAAAAACACAAGGAGTGCCTGCTGGAGAGGAGCTATACAGCTGCTCTTCATGTGGGATGAATTTCAGCACATTAATTTTTCTATTGGCTCATAAAAAAAGGCACTGCCTGAAATAA
- the LOC141343550 gene encoding uncharacterized protein gives MEFIKEEPEDWPDPEVCRVKDEETEEETGLTEVKKEHKDLKEVEDSCSFQTLETEENSQSENLSQKGRVKNRAGKKTLTCNQCGKSFGHKGHLNLHMRSHTGEKPFLCPQCGKRFIHVGHLKEHIRIHTGERPFTCTQCGKGFAQKASLSWHMIVHTEESHLTCCECGKSFTHEEKLKYHMKTHTKKNPFTCPQCGKGFIHKGHFTDHLRIHSGEKPFACPQCGKSFSHKGSFNVHLRIHSGEKLHTCDQCGKGFIHKGLLNDHLRVHSGERPFTCPQCGKSFRHKGHFNVHLKIHSGEKT, from the exons atggagtttattaaagaggagccTGAAGACTGGCCTGATCCAGAAGTCTGCAGAGTAAAAGATGAAGAAACTGAAGAAGAAACAG GCTTGACAGAAGTGAAAAAGGAGCATAAAGATCTGAAAGAAGTTGAagacagctgcagttttcagacACTTGAAACTGAAGAAAACTCTCAGTCTGAAAATCTCTCACAAAAAGGACGCGTTAAAAATCGTGCCGGAAAGAAGACTTTAACATgcaatcagtgtggaaagagtttcggtCATAAAGGACACCTTAACCTTCACATGAGgagtcacactggagagaagcccttcttgtgtcctcagtgtggaaagaggttTATTCACGTTGGACATCTTAAAGAACATATAaggattcacaccggagagaggcCTTTCACGTGCACTCAATGTGGAAAGGGTTTCGCGCAGAAAGCGAGCCTCTCGTGGCACATGATCGTTCACACTGAAGAAAGCCATTTAACTTGCTGtgagtgtggaaaaagtttcacccatgaagaaaaactgaaatatcacatgaaAACCCACACTAAAAAGAATCCGttcacatgccctcagtgtggaaagggtttcattCATAAAGGACACTTTACCGATCACCTGAGAATCCACTCTGGAGAAAAGCCGTTcgcatgccctcagtgtggaaagagcttcagtCATAAAGGATCCTTTAACGTTCACCTCAGAATCCACTCTGGAGAGAAGCTGCATACGTGCGaccagtgtggaaagggtttcattCATAAAGGGCTTCTGAATGATCACTtaagagttcactctggagaaaggcccttcacatgccctcagtgtggaaagagtttcagacatAAAGGACACTTTAATGTTCACCTGAAAATCCACTCTGGAGAAAAAACGTAG